The genomic DNA CACCCGCCCTCGCAGGCGGGCAGCTCGTCGTCGGCCTGCGCCGAATGGGCCAGAGGCACTCCGCCTGCGGCGCCTGCCCACTACGTCTCGACCTCGACAGCACGATGACCCGGCAGCGCCCAGTGCACCCCATCCCTCTCCCCGAGGCGACGCCCGACCGATTGCCCTGACAGGGGTTCCGCGAGGCGGTTCGACCTCACTCTCGCCAAGGACTCCTCATCACACGCACCGACACGTCCTCACCGCCCCGATCGCAACCTCCCGTCGCGTCCCGCCGCTGGCTGGTCCCGCTCCTGAGACGCCTGCACTTCTACGCCGGTATCGCTGTGGGCCCATTCCTCCTGGTCGTCGCACTCAGCGGCGCGCTGTACGCGCTGTCCACCCCGGTGGAACGCATGATCTACTCCGACGAGCTCACCGCTCCGATCAGCGGCGAGGCCCTGCCGCTGGCCGACCAGGTCTCTGCGGCGACCGACTACGTCGGCCAGGAGGAAACCCTGGTGGCGGTACGTCCCGCCCCCGAACCCGGTGAGACCACCCGCGTCATGTACTCCGGGACCGATCTCGGCGAGAGCGAGACCCGGGCGATCTTCGTCGACCCGGCGACCGCCGAGGTGCGTGGCGACCTCACGACCTACGGCACCAGCGGTGCGCTGCCCGTGCGCACCTGGATCGACCAGCTCCATCGCGGCTTGCATCTCGGAGACTTCGGGCGCAACTACAGCGAGTTCGCCGCCTCCTGGATGGCGGTGGTCGCGCTCGCCGGCATCGGGCTCTGGGTCGCGCGCGCCGTGACCTCGCGCAGCCGGCGCGAGGCTCTCCTGCCCCGCCGTGACGTCAGCACCAGGCGCGGCACCCTGTCCTGGCACGCCTCCGGCGGGATCGTGCTGGCCCTGGGCATGCTCTTCCTCTCCGCCACCGGCATCACCTGGTCCCAGCATGCCGGGACCCACGTCACCGACCTCCGTGCCGCCCTCGGCTGGACCACGCCCGCGGTGACGACCCAGCTCGGCGAGGAGACGGCCGTCCCGGACGAGCATGCGGGCCACGCCGGCCACGGAGGCGGTGAGAGCGGCCACCCCTCAGCAGAGCCAGGCACTGCCGACCCGGCGATGTTCGACCATGCGCTCGAGATGGGCCAGGCGGAGAACATCGACAGCACCAACGTGGAGATCCTCCCGCCGACCTCCGAGGACACTGCCTGGGTGGTCCAGGAGATCCAGCGCAGCTATCCCACCATGGTGGATTCGGTCGCGATCGACATGGGCGACATGGAGATCGTGGACCGCGTGGACTTCGAGGACTTCGGGCTGATGGCGAAGCTCGCCCGCTGGGGGGTCGACATCCACATGGGCACCATGTTCGGCCTGGTCAACCAGATCGCGGTGGCTCTCGTGGCCCTCGCGATCGCGGCGATGGTCGTGCTGGGCTACCGCATGTGGTGGCAGCGACGCCCCACTCGGGGCGGGACGGCCCGCGTAGGGAAGCCACCGGCCCGCGGTGCGCTCCAGGCCGCCCCCTGGTGGGGCATCGGGCTGGTGGCCCTCGTCGCGCTCGCCATCGGCCTGTTCCTGCCGATGGTCGGCTTCGGCCTCATCGGATTCCTCGTCGTGGACTTGATGGTGCAGGCCCGAAGAACGGACCGCTCACCGCACTGACTCCTCCGGCAGCCGTCGATCACCCGGCGCACCGGTGATCGGGGCTGCGAGCACGACCACGGTTCCTCGCCATGGTCCCCGAGGTCCCGTCCGACAGACGGACGACTGCCCCGGCGCATAGGGTCGCGGCATGGACACCGAGAGCGCCGACCCTGTTCGTCACGTGCTCGAGTCGTTGAGCGCTCACCGAGGCGCCGAACTCGTCCATCGGTTCGACCACGGAGTCGGAGGGACGTCCTTGATCGCGCTCGACGGATCGCGCCAGGTCCTGAAGGCGTGGCCGGCATCCGAGGAGGACAGGGCCCGGCTCGATACCTCCCTGGAGCTCGCGGACACGATGCGGACACGGGGCGTCGCCGTGCCGAGGGTTCTCGAGCGCGGGGAGGTCGGTGGAGTCGGATACGCCCTGTACGAGCACCTCCCCGGGGCCTGGTCCGATCAGCTGGGGCCCGAGGCGATGGACGGCCTGGTCCAGATCGTCGATGCGGAGCGTGATGCGGCGCCGCACCCGAATCCGGGATGGCACGACGAGCTGCGCCGCATGCTGGCCCGTGGCGATGCGTCCTTCGACATCGATCCCCAGGCGCTGCTCGCCGCACCGGCCGCCGCGCGAGTCCTCGAGGAGGCGCGACGTCGACTCGACGCCTGCGCGGCAGGCAGCCTGCGGACCGCCGACATCGTGCATGGCGACTTCGCGCCCGAGAACGTGCTCCTGCACGAAGGGCGCGTCGTGGGCGTGGTCGACTGGGAACGAGCCAGGATCGGCGATGCAGGCATCGACCTGGTCGGCGCGATCTTCGACCTCGAGATCTGGGAGAAGGCCGCCGCCGGTCCGAGACGCCGTCTGTGGACCGCCGCCTCGGAGCGCATGCCCCCCGAGGCGCTGGCCGCCTACGTCGGGGTGTACGCCGTGAGGTACCTCAGCTGGTCGGTCGGCACGTCCATGGAGTCGCAGGTGCTGGACCTCGCGCACCGTCTGCTCGAGCGGACGCACGATCCGACCTGAGCCTGAGGGTGATCCCGGCCCGATCCCGACGTCGGGCCGGAAGCGCTCCGCGAGGTCGGGCCGCGAGGCGAGGACGTTTAGGAGCGGCGGAACTCCTCCGCCGCGTCCCGGATCCTCCCGGTGAAGCGGTCCCAGAACTCGGGATCATCGCCGAGCTCGTTCTGGAGGTTGCCCGCGCGCCCGTCGATCAGCTCGCGCACGATGTCGGCGTGGCCGGCGTGCTGCGACGTCTCGGCGACCATCCTGATCAGGAGCGCCCCGAGCGTGGTGTCGGGCTCTTTCCACCAGGGCACGTGGCCGGGACTGTCGAGGTCGAGTTCCGCGAGAGTCGCATTGGCGTGGGCGCACGCACGCCGGTACAGGGCCACGATGTACTCGCGGGACTCCCCGGGGATGGCCCACATGTCTGCCCCGTCCCAGATCGACCTGTCCTCCTGCCAGCTGATGCTCACTCCCGCAGGCCGCCCGAGGCAGTCCCCGAGGTAGCCGTACTCGAGGCCGGCCAGGTGCTTCACGAGGCCGAGCAGGTTGGTACCGGTCGGGGTGAGTGGTCGTCGGAGGTCGTACTCGTCGAGCCCCTCCAGATTGTCGAGAACATTCGCGCGCGCATGGATGAGTTTCCGGTGCAGCTCGTCCTGGAGATCGTGGCCCATACAGCGATCGTAGTGACCCGCTCCGACCGCGGAAGTCCGAACCTCTCAGACGTACGTCCCACCACCGGACCCGCGAGGAACGACTCTGCCGGCGAGCCACGACACCATCGTAGTGGCGCCGGTCCCTCCGGCAGCGGCGGGGAACAGTTACGTTGAAGGCGTCACGCCATCGGTTTCGTGGGCAGGCAAGGGTCGTGTCCTCGCTTCCTGCGGGTGCGACAGCGACCTTCCGGGGGCCGGGGCGGTGGAGACGGCAGCGGAGGAAAGGTGGGGTGGCGCAGTGAACGCAGGGCGACGGGGAGGATCCACAGGGTTCCGGAAGGTGGCCTCGGCAGCGGCGGCGGTGGCGCTGGTGGCGACCACCGGCGCCTGCATCTTCGGGCCGGACCGGTTCGACGTGCAGGTCGCCGACGAGGCCCCTGCCTCGACCGTGCTGGCCGGCAAGGACCCCTCACGGACCGCGATCGCTTTGAGTGCCGCGCTCTTCGAATCGGCCGACGGGGCGGTGGTCGCCACCGAGGACTCCGTCGATGCGCTCGCCGAGGTCAGCTCCCGCTCCGGGCTCCCCCTGCTGATCGGCACCGATCAGGAGGTCGCCGCCGAGCTCGAGCGACTGGGCACCAAAACCGTCGTGACGGCAGAGGGCACGGACGTCTCCTCACTCGCGGACGGTCTCGACGTCGAGGAGATCGACCCCGCGGACTCGGAGGCCGACCTGCCCGAGGCGGGTGGGGACCGGGAGCCCGCCCCCGTCTCGCTGTTCGTCGACCCGGAGCTGGACGATCCCGCACAGGCCGTCGCTCGTGCCGAGGTCGAGGCGGCCGGCGGCGCCGTCACCGAGATGCCCGGCGGCGACCCCGGCCGCAGCAGCGACGCCGTGGCAGAGGCGAAGGACGCGATCGGGGGGGACCCGTCATCAGGCGTCCTCGCCGTCGGCGAGTCCTTCGGCCCGGCCGAGAAGTGGGCGTCCACCCTGCAGATCACCCTCACCGCCCCCGAGCTCCCGGGCGGCGGCACGAGCGTCTTCCCCGGTCGGCGCATGATCGCCGCCTACGGCTCCCCCGGCATCCCGTCCCTCGGGATCCTCGGGGAGCAAGGGGTCCAGGAGTCGATCGATCGCGTCACGCAACTGGCCGAGGACTACTCCGGGCTCACCGACGAGCCGGTCGTGCCCGCCTTCGAGATCATCACGACCCTCGCCTCCTCGCAGCCGGGTGCCGACGGCGACTACTCCAGCGAGCTCGATCCCGAGATGCTGCGCGAATGGGTCGACGCGGCCGGGGACGCCGGCGTCTACGTCGTGCTCGACCTGCAGCCCGGCAGCACGGACTTCCTCACCCAGGCGAAGCGGTACGAGGACCTGCTCGCCGAACCCCACGTCGGGCTGGCGCTCGATGCGGAATGGCGGCTGGAGCCCGGCCAGAAACATCTCGAGCAGATCGGCTCGGTCTCGGCCGAGGAGGTCAACGAGACCTCCCGGTGGCTGGCCGATCTCACCTCGGACCACGGCCTCCCCCAGAAGGCCCTGATCCTCCACCAGTTCAGCAGCTCGATGATCACCGACCGCCAGAACCTCGACACCTCCCGTCCGGAGCTCGCGCTCACGGTGCACGCCGACGGCCACGGCACCCCGGACTCGAAGCTGGAGACCTGGAACGCCCTGCAGAAGGACCTGCCGGAGGGGATCTTCATGGCGTGGAAGAACTTCTACGACGAGGACACCCCGACCTTCGCCCCGGAGCAGACCTACGAAGTCGAGCCGCGCCCCTGGTTCGTCTCCTACCAGTGAGGGCTGCTCCGTGCTGCTGACCGACGCGCAGGTCGCAGAGTTCCGGACGACCTGATCCCAGGTCCCGGAAACCACCGCGAGCCGCCATGATGGCCACGACCCCCGACGAAGGAGAATCCATGACCGCCACGGCCGACCTGTACGACGAGCACGGCGAGGACCTGCAGTCCGTCGCCCTCCAGTTCCGCGATCTCGGCGGCACCCTCGCCTTCTCCGGCATGATCCGCACCGTGAAGTGCTTCGAGGACAACTCGCTGCTCAAGGCGACGGTCTCCG from Brachybacterium sacelli includes the following:
- a CDS encoding DinB family protein; its protein translation is MGHDLQDELHRKLIHARANVLDNLEGLDEYDLRRPLTPTGTNLLGLVKHLAGLEYGYLGDCLGRPAGVSISWQEDRSIWDGADMWAIPGESREYIVALYRRACAHANATLAELDLDSPGHVPWWKEPDTTLGALLIRMVAETSQHAGHADIVRELIDGRAGNLQNELGDDPEFWDRFTGRIRDAAEEFRRS
- a CDS encoding PepSY-associated TM helix domain-containing protein: MHFYAGIAVGPFLLVVALSGALYALSTPVERMIYSDELTAPISGEALPLADQVSAATDYVGQEETLVAVRPAPEPGETTRVMYSGTDLGESETRAIFVDPATAEVRGDLTTYGTSGALPVRTWIDQLHRGLHLGDFGRNYSEFAASWMAVVALAGIGLWVARAVTSRSRREALLPRRDVSTRRGTLSWHASGGIVLALGMLFLSATGITWSQHAGTHVTDLRAALGWTTPAVTTQLGEETAVPDEHAGHAGHGGGESGHPSAEPGTADPAMFDHALEMGQAENIDSTNVEILPPTSEDTAWVVQEIQRSYPTMVDSVAIDMGDMEIVDRVDFEDFGLMAKLARWGVDIHMGTMFGLVNQIAVALVALAIAAMVVLGYRMWWQRRPTRGGTARVGKPPARGALQAAPWWGIGLVALVALAIGLFLPMVGFGLIGFLVVDLMVQARRTDRSPH
- a CDS encoding phosphotransferase family protein, whose product is MDTESADPVRHVLESLSAHRGAELVHRFDHGVGGTSLIALDGSRQVLKAWPASEEDRARLDTSLELADTMRTRGVAVPRVLERGEVGGVGYALYEHLPGAWSDQLGPEAMDGLVQIVDAERDAAPHPNPGWHDELRRMLARGDASFDIDPQALLAAPAAARVLEEARRRLDACAAGSLRTADIVHGDFAPENVLLHEGRVVGVVDWERARIGDAGIDLVGAIFDLEIWEKAAAGPRRRLWTAASERMPPEALAAYVGVYAVRYLSWSVGTSMESQVLDLAHRLLERTHDPT